The window ACGGAATCTTGGGCATCTTGATTGCGCCCTCGGACGCCTTGTCGAACAAGGTATCGCCGATGGCCACGTCCAGCTTGGCGAAGGCGATAATGTCGCCCGGGCCGGCGCCTTCGATCTCGGCGTGCTGATCGCCGCAGAGCTTCAGCGGATGACCGGTGCGTTGGCCCTTGCGATCGGTCGCCGTGAAGATCGAACCGTCGCCCTTGAGCGTGCCGCTGTGGATGCGAGCGACCGAGTACTTGATGTTGCTCTTCGGATCGGTCGTGATCTTGACGACCTGGCAAACGAAGTCCGCACTGGCATCGGGCTCAAGCACGCGCTCCTGCTTGTCGTCACCTTCGCCGGTGACCAGGACGCGCTTCTTGCCGTTCGCCGGCGAGGGGCAGCATGACACGATCGCTTCGAGCAGTTCGTCAATGCCGATCTCGCCGCGGGCATTGGTGAAAACGATCGGGACCAGGCTGCCGGCGGCGACGGCTTTGGAAATCGCCGGCTTGAGCTTCTCCGGCGAGATTTCGCCGGCTTCCATGTACGCTTCCATCAAGGCGTCGTCGGTCTCGACGATCGCCTCGACCACGCCGGTGTGGCAACTGGCCACGTCCAGGACGTCGGCCGCACCTTCGGCCTTGTCGAGCACGTTGATCATCTTCTTGCCGCCGTCGGCGGGCAGGAAGACCGGGTGGCACTGGGCGCCGAACGTCTCGCGAATGCCGCCCAGGATGTCTTCGAGGTTGACGTTGTCGGCGTCGATGCGGTTGATGACGATCATCCGCGCCAAGCCGTAGTCGCCAGCAAGATTGAACATGCGGCGCGTATTCACGCCAATGCCGCCATTGGCACCGATGACCACGATGGCGGTCTCAACCGCGGCCAGCGAGGCAATCGCCGTGCCGCTGTAGTCGGGCGTACCGGGTGTATCGAACGCATTGATCAGGGTGCCGTTATGCTCGATGTGATAGAACGCCGATTCGAGGCTCTGGGCGCGTTCTTTTTCTTCCTCGTCATAGTTAAGCATGCTCGTGCCATCGTCGACGCTGCCGAGCCGATTGGTCACACCCGCCTTGTGAAGAATCGCCTCACCAATAGAGGTCATTCCGGCACCGGTGTGCCCCACGAATGCAACGTTACGAATAGCGGCAACATCTTTAGCGGCCATGCAAGGGCCTCCCTTCAGGTTCTCAGTTCACTCCGTACGAGCAGATAGAACCGCCAGTATAGCAGGAATGGGGATTGTGCCAAGAGGAGCCCGGAACCCAAACTTCCCCCAAACCCCGCACATGAGTGATGCGCATAAGGCGTGCCGTAAGGGCCGTGGGCACCACAGTCCCTGCAACCCAATATTGAACCTGGTACGGTATGCACCGGAGCAATATCAGGTAGCGTGAACTTCTTGTTCCCCCCCGAAGCCGCGGTTCCTCCTCCGCGATCGAGACGTGAAATACGCCCCGGCGTTCGATCGAATCTTTCGCGATGCCGACGTCCGGATCGTAAGAACGCCGGTGCAGGCGCCGAACGTGAACGCAGTCGCGGAGTCCTGGGTCGGTTCCGTGAAACGCGAATGTCTCAGCCATTTCCTGTGCTTCAGCCGTTCACATCTCGATCACATAGTCGGTAGCTACGTTCGCTACCACAACACCTATCGCCCACACCAGGGCCTCGATAATCGCACACTACCTCAACGAGCCACGGGACCGCCGGAGATATCTGACTCCGGCGATCCCGATGATCTTGCTTGCATTCGTTGCCGCAAGTTCCTCGGCGGCTTGCTGCGCCATTATTATCGCGACGCAGCTTGAGGCAACTCACGTCTCGGCCATTCTGGCCTTCTCTTTGCGCGACAACTTGCTATCATGCTCGCCCCACTGCTGCTGGAGTGGGCATCGTCGTGCGCTTTGCACCGACCGGCCAACCATTTCTTGCCGCCCACCATTCTTCCGTAAACCAATCGGAGGGCGATCAACGTTTTGGACCTGCTCTACTTGAACCCGCGCGACCTGCGCGGCTTGCTACGCCATTACTATCGCGACGCAGCTTCAAACTACTCATGCCTTGGCCATTCTGGCCTATCGACTGCACGATATTCTGGTATCATGCAACTGCCGTACCGTGGGATGCTCATCGCCGTGCGCTTCACATCGTTCGGCCAACCACTTCTCACCGCTCATCATTTTTCCGCGAACGAAGCAGCAGGCGGCATACGCTTAGGAACCACGCTACTTGTATCCGCACGACCACCTCAATGCATCGCACGGAAAAGGCCATTCCGCACTGCTACAATTTGCGAGGAAGATCACTCCACTCTGCAATGTCATCGATAACCGACTTCATCCAGTCCCAGAAGGTCGCACATCGTGTAACAATCTCGTAACCCTGGCCTTGGCTGGTCCATCCTTGTATTACCGTCACCGCATTGGTATCGCCCTTGCTAGGCTCAAAGCACGCAATATCATCGCAGTCTTGACGTCTCGCAAAGGCAAGAAGAGCTACCGTGCTCGGTCCCGTAGGCCATTTTTCTGTGGCACTGAAAACGTCCTCCTCATTCAAGAAGTACCAAGGTTGCAAAGCAGTGAACGGCTCAAAACCAACGAGCCCTCTCTCGACCACCCACCGGTAGGGTCCGGGTAGATTCTCTGGTTTGGCATTCATGGCTTCCACGATATTTCACCTCAACGGGGGGGAAGTGTCGGGGGAGTAGTCGTTCCGGTCGGCGGCAAAGGTGTTCTTTGATGTGCCGCCCGGTAAGCTGCCGCTTCGCCCCATGTCCGTGCAGGCCCAAAGCGTCCAGTCATGCTAGGCGGCAAAGGCTCTGAAGGTAAGTGAACTCTTGCGGGAATCTCCCTAATACCTAGTTCGAGCGCCACAGCAGCACGCGTATGGTCAACAGTCGTCAATCCGTCGGCCGTCCTAACTACGTCTATCGGCTCTCCTGCGTAGCCCCTGGCCGCCATGCTCGCTCGCAGCGCCGCCGCCCGACCGTTACCTCCCGCGCTTGTCTGCGTCCATCTCAACTCGGCCGGATTGACCTTAATCACGCCCGCTTCATTCATTTGGGCGCTGCGCAGAGACAACAAGTCCTCAGTCGCCGTTGTGGGACGTCCGGGCACAACGGGCGTCGAAGAACCCGGCACTTCGCCACCCGCCATGCGAGTGACGGCACCAGGGACGACCTGCGCGCCTTTTATGAGCGTAAAGTATATCGCCAAATCGAAACTTGCGTCTAGCCGACTTACCTTTTCACCCGTGACCGCTTCCTCTCCGCCGCCAATCTGCCAACCGCGTTCAAACGCAAAGTGAAAGGGGTTTATGTCACGCGTCAAACGATACAACTCAGTCATGTACGATGCAAAAGCGGGATCTTTGAACAGTAGGAGCCACATGATGCGGCGTCGCGTTGCGTAAGTGGCTTCGGCCTGATACCGGTAGGGTAGCCCTAAACCCGCGAACTCGTTATCCGCGCGTTCTTTCAGTCCCGCGGAGAGGGTCTCCTCTGTCCAAGGTGAACCATATTCCGCCCCACCGATCCAGTTGAGAAGAGCCAACTCACCGGCGGTAAGCGGAGTAATCTGCTTCTGTGAGCTTCTCCGTAGTTCCCAGCTCATTTCCGCGATATCCGCGACCTTGACCTCTCCCTTCTCCTGCAAGATTTCCCCTATGCGCTCCATAATCCAAAGGCCCATCGGGTCGCGGTTCACCGTAGAGTTCGAACCGAACGCCTCATACAAATTCGCCCCATCCGTATATCCGCTGGGATCGCGTTGCAGCCAGCGGGCATGGGCCGGGTCGTAGTAACGCGCCCGGAAGTAGTACAGCACCTTCCCGTCGCTCAGCACGTCCACCGAACGACCGTGCAACGCGAACGTCCCCGTTGGCGGCGTGGACGACGCCCGGCTGCGGGTGATCGCGCACGCCGCGTCGGGCTCCTCGTCCGCCGTGCTCTGGCAGTATTCCACACCCTCCCAGTCGTCCGCATCGATCACCCCGTCGCTCACGCCGGCGGCGTCGAAATCATGCACCGCCCGGCAATTCACGCCCGTCCGCCCGAAGCAATGCTGGAAACGCATCAGATCATGCAGGTCAACGTCCAGATCTGCGTCCGCATCGTGGTGATATCCCGACGGCCCCGGCGGCTCCGTGAACGATCCGCTGGTGTCATAATCCAGCCGCGTAACCGTCCCGTCGGAGCTACCCGAGCCGATAATCGACCCGTTCTGGCCCGGCAGGTGATACGTAAACGAACCGCCCCGCTTCGCGGCACCGACCGTGTACGTCGCCACCGGCTCATCGATCTGCTGCGTGCCGTTGACGTGATAACGCGTGAGCGCATCCGCCCCGTCACGCTCCTCGATCACCGTCATACCGTCGTGGTAGTACCGCACCGTGACGGCATCATTCGGATCGTCCGGATCAAACACCGCCTCAATCCGACGACCCAACGCGTCGTACGCGTAACGCACCAACGACACGTCCCCCACCGTCTGAATCTCTACCAGCCGATCAAACTCATCGTAAAAATACTGACGACCGTCTGAAGTGTTCCAAAAGAAACGGGGCCGCCGGAATCACTTAGATCCCGACGGCCCCAATGATCTTGCTTGGATTCGTTGGCGCGAGTTTCTCAGCGGCATGCTGCGCGCTGCGCAGCTTTGGACGAGTCGCATCTCGACTATTCTGGCCCCGGGCAGGGATCCGCCCAGTGGTCAGGAAGAGGGTGAAGATCCTCGTTTCTGCAAATCCTCGCGAATGCGTTCACGGCGTTCCGCCAGACTCAACTGTGACCATTCACAGTGCGTAACCGATGAAACCTCTACAGTGGCGGGCGGATCGGCAGGTCTCCATGACGTATATCGGTAACCACAAGAAGGACACGTTGGGCGTCGGCCGATCCGAAACCGTGTACCATCGGGCGCGAGATCACATGTTGCACCAAATGCGTACTGAGTCGCGTCAACACGCTCTGTTTCCGAAACCAGATCTCTAACGAATTCTGCACATTCTTGGAATACCGAATCTTCAATTGCGTTGCAGTACGCGGTATGCTCGGCTTTGTCGCTTCGCAAAGCGAACATCCCGTACACCGACAATACCGGTGCGGTACTCTCATTCCCGCAGTTCGCACATTTAAACGTGTACAGGGGCAATCTCATCGCGTCACCGGACTCACCATTTGCGGAACAAGAAGCGTATCGAAATCGGAGAGTATTGCAAGGTTTGCCCCTTCCACGCGTACGGACGGAAACCTGATGGCGTTGAAGCCGGCCTCACGGGCTCGAGCACCAATGGAAATGGTTGCGTCAGTAATTTCCCCACCTACGTAGCCCCAGCGCGCGGCCGTTGCAGCATCAGACAGATCCAACACCTTCATCGCGTCAACTTTGAGCGCATACCTAATACCGTACGCGGCCTCGATACCGTGATGCGCTAACTCAGCCACGGCCGTCCCGGGTTTCTCTGCTAAGTAGAACGCTCGTCCAAAGCGTGCTCCTGCGTCAAAGTACTGCGGGTCGATGCCTGCGAGTACGCTTCGAGCAATATCGGCATTCTTAACCGCATGGTATCCTTGCGCCGCCTCACTAAGCCGCTTCCCCTCGCGACTGAGCGCATGGAACGTTCCTGAACCCGAATCGAAACGGCCCAGCACGCTCCCTGACGAATCGATGATCTTCACGGTCCCGCGACTGACCAAAGGCAGAAAGGCCAACGCGGTCGCCCAATTGGCTTTCCCTTCGCTGATATCCGAGATCGTCATCACCCAATCAGCGCCTTCGTTGGCCACGGTGATGCCGGCCAGGTACAACTCAGACGCCATCGCAACGTAGGCCGCACCTTCTCTGAGGCCTTGCTGCATGTGCTCACGATAAGCGGCCGCGTGAGCTTCCAGATCCCCGGCTTTCAGCGCCTCATCTTGCATCCAACGCCGGTAGATCCATTGCACATCTGGGTGATTGAGGGCCTCGAACAGTGCCGGGTGCCATCTATGAGCGAGTCTCTGTCAACCCCTCCGGTGCTCTCCGGTTGGGGTTTTGAAGCCGGGGTTTCAGGGGCGGAGCCCCTGCCGGTTGTTTACTGGCACGCGTTTCCGTCAAGCGGTCGGCGGGCGTTTTTCGGGATTGTCCAACCATCTATTCGGCGTCGTCCTGCTGAACGCGCCATGAAGTATTTGCGGTCGGCCTCATTCATGCCCGCGACGGATCCGACCCATACGGGCCGCCTGTCATGGCACCACGGCGAGGTTCGACCCATCAATCCCGCGTCCCACTGACGGCCGGTGTTTCTCACGCCAACCCCAAGGCGGCTCAGGCCGCCTCGGTCGCCGCCGTCTCCTTCAATACACGCCAAGCTTCGCCGGCGCGCAGCATCGCGTGCATGCACCGCACCAGGTAGTGGGCCGTCGCCACCAACGCGATTTTCTTTCGGCCCGGATCGCCATGCTGAACACGTTCGAAGTAGGCCCGCACCCGCCGGTCGCGACGAATGCCCTGCCACGTCGCTTCGGTCAACAGACGCCGAACCGTCGCCGGACCTTCACGCGTGATGTGTCCCAGGTGATTGCGATCGGCGCTTTGATCCTGCTGGGGAACCAGTCCGAAGTAACTCCCCACGCACCGATTGCGACGGAACCGCCGCGGGTCGCCGATATACGCCACGACTGCTTCGGCCGTGCGAGGGCCGACACCTGGAATGGTTCGCAGCAGCTGCACGCCAGGGTGCTTCGCGCCGATCTCGTTGAGCCGACGCTCGACACGCTGTAGCGTCGCTTGCTGACGTTCCAGATCATCCAGCAGCAGGTCGCGATCCAACTCGGCCTCTGCCGCCGGAAAGGTCAACTCACGCAGCCACGCCAGCCCCTTCTTCGTCCACAGTCCAAGCCGATGCGGCGCCGCGACGCCCTGGCCTCGCAAGAGTCCTCGCAACCGGTTCTTCGTGCGTGTCCGGTCCGTCAGGCGACGCTGACGCATCTCGATCAGTCGGCGCCAGTTGCGATAATCGAGGCTGGGAACGTAGACGGTCGGCACTTCGCCCAGATGCAACAGCAACGCCAGCTTGCGCGCATCGACCCGATCGTTCTTGCGTTTACTGCGGAAA is drawn from uncultured Ilyobacter sp. and contains these coding sequences:
- the fusA gene encoding elongation factor G; translation: MAAKDVAAIRNVAFVGHTGAGMTSIGEAILHKAGVTNRLGSVDDGTSMLNYDEEEKERAQSLESAFYHIEHNGTLINAFDTPGTPDYSGTAIASLAAVETAIVVIGANGGIGVNTRRMFNLAGDYGLARMIVINRIDADNVNLEDILGGIRETFGAQCHPVFLPADGGKKMINVLDKAEGAADVLDVASCHTGVVEAIVETDDALMEAYMEAGEISPEKLKPAISKAVAAGSLVPIVFTNARGEIGIDELLEAIVSCCPSPANGKKRVLVTGEGDDKQERVLEPDASADFVCQVVKITTDPKSNIKYSVARIHSGTLKGDGSIFTATDRKGQRTGHPLKLCGDQHAEIEGAGPGDIIAFAKLDVAIGDTLFDKASEGAIKMPKIPSPMYALAIEPKARGDVEKISVALHRFAEEDPCFNYERDSETNELVMQGMGDLHLTVLRAKMKRYFKMEVDTKPPKIPYRETISGSVKYVEYTHKKQSGGAGQFARVFIDMEPAERGEGYEFVDKIFGGSIDQPFRPSVDKGIRAQMVKGVIAGCPVVDVKVSLVDGKTHPVDSKDIAFQIAGRQVFKKAFMQCKPILLEPIVTMEVIAPTDFMGDITRDLAGKRGQILGQDILPGSQVAIRANVPLSEVAAYASQLKSVTGGQGSYTMEFDRYDVVPPNVQQQIVAAVEKKDDDEE
- a CDS encoding RHS repeat-associated core domain-containing protein, yielding MRYAYDALGRRIEAVFDPDDPNDAVTVRYYHDGMTVIEERDGADALTRYHVNGTQQIDEPVATYTVGAAKRGGSFTYHLPGQNGSIIGSGSSDGTVTRLDYDTSGSFTEPPGPSGYHHDADADLDVDLHDLMRFQHCFGRTGVNCRAVHDFDAAGVSDGVIDADDWEGVEYCQSTADEEPDAACAITRSRASSTPPTGTFALHGRSVDVLSDGKVLYYFRARYYDPAHARWLQRDPSGYTDGANLYEAFGSNSTVNRDPMGLWIMERIGEILQEKGEVKVADIAEMSWELRRSSQKQITPLTAGELALLNWIGGAEYGSPWTEETLSAGLKERADNEFAGLGLPYRYQAEATYATRRRIMWLLLFKDPAFASYMTELYRLTRDINPFHFAFERGWQIGGGEEAVTGEKVSRLDASFDLAIYFTLIKGAQVVPGAVTRMAGGEVPGSSTPVVPGRPTTATEDLLSLRSAQMNEAGVIKVNPAELRWTQTSAGGNGRAAALRASMAARGYAGEPIDVVRTADGLTTVDHTRAAVALELGIREIPARVHLPSEPLPPSMTGRFGPARTWGEAAAYRAAHQRTPLPPTGTTTPPTLPPR
- a CDS encoding RES family NAD+ phosphorylase, coding for MQDEALKAGDLEAHAAAYREHMQQGLREGAAYVAMASELYLAGITVANEGADWVMTISDISEGKANWATALAFLPLVSRGTVKIIDSSGSVLGRFDSGSGTFHALSREGKRLSEAAQGYHAVKNADIARSVLAGIDPQYFDAGARFGRAFYLAEKPGTAVAELAHHGIEAAYGIRYALKVDAMKVLDLSDAATAARWGYVGGEITDATISIGARAREAGFNAIRFPSVRVEGANLAILSDFDTLLVPQMVSPVTR
- a CDS encoding IS110 family transposase: MYSIGIDVHYRYSNVCILDAQGQRVNEVRLKTSELVTFLQQQPEPRQICYEASLGYGTLYDKLSQVAQRVLVAHPGHLRLIFRSKRKNDRVDARKLALLLHLGEVPTVYVPSLDYRNWRRLIEMRQRRLTDRTRTKNRLRGLLRGQGVAAPHRLGLWTKKGLAWLRELTFPAAEAELDRDLLLDDLERQQATLQRVERRLNEIGAKHPGVQLLRTIPGVGPRTAEAVVAYIGDPRRFRRNRCVGSYFGLVPQQDQSADRNHLGHITREGPATVRRLLTEATWQGIRRDRRVRAYFERVQHGDPGRKKIALVATAHYLVRCMHAMLRAGEAWRVLKETAATEAA